In Anthonomus grandis grandis chromosome 16, icAntGran1.3, whole genome shotgun sequence, a single window of DNA contains:
- the LOC126745572 gene encoding uncharacterized protein LOC126745572 isoform X7: MGLLLSVLVTCVGIVELLTVYQRVIQRVKPQTQLTSSTTLQNHYLSELKNVRERLATQLEELKKQEATEKIPTFRLNSHEDIDVEYKSNIVAKSRSPSPRRFLVTERKNSSSPTRRFVLSEEPQGIQSLRKSPAQECIPEYLIEEKKNNGEVPRFILKDDEGPVPLPLPEKFVVAEPNTTTNAKTDIFRKKMGHTLVEVDGELYYRRSPSPFPSFDLTVPRNSICSELLDEACSLEEVDESSRSSYSPVNIIPSSEEPEHTATLKDYNKISHKNPGLDINKPGRINALLVTSAESHSSKDYWVNKALVVPNRECKSRSTSPSPPELEALLHHSSEQYWDNNALKLPQKILKSRSPSPSHQKKDEHFNRRRSLSESATVDEAILQAPLTQKTASQQEFLKEPDANSGSSSEEEKFVDVTEETMDSLDGIDKKRGCIRKRYLKRRQRSKTKHLGSDVSSIKAKENLSGPKPGEPFWTLLMSYTVCPR, translated from the exons ATGGGGTTGCTACTTTCCGTGCTAGTGACTTGTGTTGGTATTGTCGAACTTTTGACCGTTTATCAAAGAGTGATACAGCGGGTGAAACCTCAAACGCAGCTCACCTCCTCAACCACCTTGCAGAATCACTATTTAAGCGAGCTTAAGAATGTTAGAGAACGGCTGGCTACTCAATTAGAAGAGTTGAAGAAGCAGGAGGCCACTGAAAAAATCCCCACCTTTAGACTAAATAGTCACGAAGATATTGATGTTGaatataaatcaaatattgTAGCCAAATCCAGGTCTCCTAGCCCTAGAAGATTTTTGGTTACAGAAAGGAAAAATTCCTCCTCTCCCACTAGACGTTTCGTACTATCTGAGGAGCCACAAGGCATACAGAGTCTTCGCAAGTCACCGGCTCAGGAGTGCATCCCAGAATACCTGatagaagaaaagaaaaataatggaGAAGTGCCACGGTTCATCTTAAAAGACGATGAAGGTCCTGTACCACTACCTTTGCCAGAAAAGTTCGTGGTCGCCGAACCAAATACTACTACTAATGCGAAAACAGACATATTTAGGAAGAAAATGGGCCATACCCTTGTAGAAGTCGATGGTGAATTATATTATAGAAGATCTCCTAGCCCCTTCCCAAGTTTCGATCTAACAGTGCCAAGAAACAGTATTTGCAGCGAACTACTTGATGAAGCTTGCAGCTTAGAAGAGGTGGATGAAAGTTCAAGGTCATCTTATTCTCCTGTAAACATAATACCCTCTTCAGAAGAGCCTGAACATACTGCAACTTTAAAGGATTATAATAAAATCTCTCACAAAAATCCAGGCCTTGACATTAATAAGCCAGGACGAATTAATGCCCTATTAGTTACAAGTGCTGAATCGCACAGCTCCAAAGATTATTGGGTTAACAAAGCCCTGGTTGTGCCTAATAGAGAATGCAAATCGAGAAGCACTTCACCCTCACCACCTGAACTAGAAGCTTTATTACATCACAGTTCTGAACAATATTGGGACAATAATGCTCTTAAGTTACCccaaaagattttaaaatccaGGAGTCCATCACCGAGTCACCAAAAAAAGGATGAACATTTTAATCGAAGAAGGTCTCTTTCTGAATCGGCTACTGTAGATGAAGCAATTCTACAAGCACCGTTAACACAAAAAACGGCTTCCCAACAAGAGTTTTTAAAAGAACCTGACGCCAATAGTGGTTCTTCAAGCGAAGAAGAGAAATTTGTAGACGTCACAGAAGAAACTATGGATAGCTTGGATGGTATTGACAAGAAACGAGGCTGTATTAGGAAAAGATATCTTAAAAGGAGGCAGAGGAGCAAGACTAAGCACTTAG GTTCAGATGTTTCTAGCATCAAAGCCAAAGAGAATTTAAGCGGTCCTAAACCAGGGGAACCTTTTTGG ACTCTGCTAATgtcatatacagtgtgtccaagataa